One genomic segment of Drosophila melanogaster chromosome 3R includes these proteins:
- the CG2310 gene encoding uncharacterized protein, isoform A — protein sequence MSYYAERALSLLYPLAIVSSLVCCITSAVAWTHWQYVLNACPDTNCGCVLHGKSTFHSFEGGNVAYCHFATYGLLLPLLFAVVLGVYHGYRMCIGRGKPKAGTATIRQRSGDMIVVTTESELTPDGLSPYYWLPATVISTIMAVYQLVYSAVFTDGFEVTCKQYRESLLKEIQGVGNIVPVIKSRLSCAAVFDFMDYLVESVSYERRRYGRINTAACLYFTLVFAWIALLAWLLVCVINVVQLRRTKAARV from the exons ATGTCGTACTACGCGGAGCGAGCCCTGTCCCTACTCTACCCGCTGGCCATCGTTTCATCGCTGGTCTGCTGCATCACCTCGGCGGTGGCCTGGACACACTGGCAGTACGTGCTCAATGCCTGCCCGGACACCAATTGCGGCTGCGTGCTGCACGGCAAGAGCACGTTCCACAGCTTCGAGGGCGGCAACGTCGCCTACTGCCACTTCGCCACCTACggcctgctgctgccgctgctcttCGCCGTCGTCCTGGGCGTCTACCACGGCTACCGCATGTGCATCGGTCGGGGCAAGCCCAAGGCGGGCACGGCCACCATCCGTCAGCG CTCCGGTGACATGATCGTGGTGACCACCGAGTCGGAACTCACGCCCGATGGTCTCTCGCCCTACTACT GGCTGCCCGCCACCGTCATCTCGACAATAATGGCCGTCTACCAACTGGTCTACTCGGCCGTGTTCACGGATGGCTTCGAGGTGACTTGCAAGCAGTACAGGGAGTCGCTGCTGAAGGAGATCCAGGGCGTGGGCAACATTGTGCCCGTGATCAAGTCGCGGCTCTCGTGCGCCGCCGTCTTCGACTTCATGGACTATCTGGTGGAGAGCGTGTCGTACGAGCGGCGACGCTACGGGCGCATCAATACGGCCGCCTGCCTGTACTTCACCCTGGTCTTTGCCTGGATCGCACTGCTCGCATGGCTGCTCGTCTGCGTGATCAATGTCGTCCAGCTGCGGCGCACGAAGGCCGCCAGGGTCTGA
- the Trc8 gene encoding TRC8 ring finger protein, isoform D, whose translation MSVRTKVLGLVDVMMRVPPVMVIDEILKMDMGMQSWLYPDKDKASGALATPTEAPAVPSGQDPFTSIKELFSHMTTSAQSVLEQSIEKASEAAKTHGMLSSGFNSLMNELSKDQTLADVLSTTTVKFVLCVFAFLSAACIFMLWTRHLVMVYMFLTSLGLTFLSYWSNVSALALTERSPSMVEDLMSLNTTRLLDSGGVVMSLAPHLMAQWFMGMLFAYIHLGPRFEHVQRSMPIIFASPILLAMLPLPAKVVQHLPVVAVFTPIILTKITLMQSAMEASRTVYNGYQYAMNFVSNFGLSALIENEWQRLNVPNVLRVFWTIRLIQGGYALATTESDEPLDLMTATQKLLVDGCETMTAVLGMTGVISMFCHYIGRGFQWYLLTYDDEEKSLGTVSAVLFYILALQTGLTSLSPDKRFIRLCRNLCLLMTALLHFLHNIVSPILMSLSAARNPSRKRHVRALSVCAFLVVLSVSLLYHLWSQQSISTWLLAVTAFSVEVVVKVLVSLATYTLFLLDARRQFFWEKLDDYLYYVRAFGNSVEFCFGILLFINGAWILIFESAQNATGGGIRAIMMCIHAYFNIWCEARAGWSVFMKRRSAVHKISALPEATPAQLQAFDDVCAICYQEMYSAKITRCRHFFHGVCLRKWLYVQDRCPLCHEIMMYTDKADENAPEAEPAPAAQAEQPMRIYPRDDANNAAAQRRSPERAPVEASEQAPATSSSSAAATIGAEAVSAIVESAAAVGEARSLVSVASSSSATHRISASGSSDSSYMTASAQSPPPTATSAAAVATAAASNTTHMFRMSQDQQ comes from the exons ATGTCCGTGCGGACGAAGGTTCTCGGCCTGGTGGACGTGATGATGCGCGTGCCACCGGTGATGGTCATCGATGAGATACTAAAGATGGACATGGGCATGCAGTCGTGGCTCTATCCGGACAAGGACAAGGCCAGTGGCGCACTTGCTACGCCCACAGAAGCGCCAGCGGTGCCATCCGGCCAGGATCCGTTCACCAGCATAAAGGAGTTGTTCTCCCACATGACCACCTCCGCCCAATCTGTGCTGGAACAGAGCATCGAGAAGGCCTCCGAGGCGGCCAAAACGCACGGCATGCTCAGCTCCGGTTTCAACTCGCTGATGAACGAGCTGTCCAAGGACCAAACACTGGCGGATGTGCTCAGCACCACCACGGTCAAGTTCGTTTTATGCGTGTTCG CTTTCCTATCCGCCGCGTGCATCTTCATGCTGTGGACCCGGCACCTGGTGATGGTCTACATGTTCCTCACCTCGCTGGGCCTCACCTTCCTGTCCTACTGGTCGAACGTGAGTGCGCTGGCGCTGACGGAGCGCAGTCCCAGCATGGTGGAGGACCTCATGTCACTGAACACCACTAGGCTGCTGGACTCGGGCGGGGTGGTCATGTCGCTGGCGCCGCATCTGATGGCCCAGTGGTTCATGGGCATGCTGTTCGCCTACATTCACCTGGGACCGAGGTTCGAACATGTCCAGAGATCGATGCCCATCATCTTCGCTAGTCCAATTCTGTTGGCCatgctgccgctgccggcGAAGGTGGTGCAACACCTGCCCGTGGTGGCCGTTTTCACGCCCATCATCCTCACGAAGATCACGCTGATGCAGAGCGCCATGGAGGCCAGTCGCACGGTCTACAACGGATACCAGTACGCCATGAACTTTGTGTCCAACTTTGGACTGTCGGCGCTCATTGAAAACGAATGGCAGAGGCTCAATGTGCCCAACGTTCTGAGGGTTTTTTGGACCATCAG ACTAATCCAAGGCGGCTATGCCCTGGCCACGACGGAATCGGATGAGCCCCTGGATCTAATGACGGCCACACAGAAGCTGCTGGTCGACGGCTGTGAGACTATGACGGCGGTGCTGGGCATGACGGGCGTCATCTCGATGTTCTGCCACTACATCGGACGCGGCTTCCAGTGGTACCTGCTCACCTACGACGACGAGGAGAAGTCGCTGGGCACTGTCTCCGCAGTGCTCTTCTACATCCTCGCTCTGCAGACGGGCCTGACCTCACTGTCGCCGGACAAACGCTTCATCAGGCTGTGCCGCAATCTGTGCCTGCTGATGACCGCTCTGCTGCACTTCCTGCACAACATCGTGTCGCCCATCTTGATGTCGCTCAGTGCGGCACGGAATCCCTCGCGGAAGCGCCATGTGCGCGCCCTCTCCGTCTGCGCGTTCCTCGTGGTGTTGTCAGTGTCTCTGCTCTACCACCTCTGGTCGCAGCAATCCATCTCCACCTGGCTGCTAGCGGTTACCGCCTTCTCTGTGGAGGTCGTCGTCAAG GTTCTCGTTTCGCTGGCCACCTACACGCTCTTCCTGCTGGACGCGCGTCGGCAGTTCTTCTGGGAGAAGCTGGACGACTACCTGTACTATGTGCGCGCGTTCGGCAACTCAGTGGAGTTCTGCTTCGGCATCCTGCTGTTCATCAACGGTGCTTGGATTCTGATCTTCGAGTCTG CCCAAAATGCTACAGGCGGCGGCATCAGAGCGATCATGATGTGCATCCACGCCTACTTCAATATCTGGTGCGAGGCGCGGGCGGGCTGGTCGGTCTTCATGAAGCGGCGTTCGGCGGTCCACAAGATCTCAGCCCTGCCAGAGGCAACTCCCGCCCAGCTGCAGGCATTCGACGATGTCTGCGCCATCTGCTATCAG GAAATGTATTCCGCCAAGATCACGCGGTGTCGCCACTTCTTCCACGGCGTTTGCCTGCGCAAATGGCTGTACGTTCAGGATCGTTGCCCCCTGTGCCACGAGATCATGATGTACACGGACAAGGCGGATGAGAATGCGCCGGAGGCGGAGCCAGCGCCAGCTGCCCAGGCCGAGCAGCCGATGCGGATATACCCGCGAGAC GACGCCAACAACGCAGCTGCGCAGCGACGCTCTCCGGAGCGTGCTCCAGTCGAAGCATCAGAACAGGCGCCCGCCACCAGCTCCTCCAGCGCAGCGGCGACAATCGGGGCGGAGGCAGTGTCGGCCATCGTGGAGTCGGCAGCGGCTGTGGGCGAGGCGCGTTCGCTGGTCAGCgtagccagcagcagcagcgccactCACCGAATCAGCGCCAGCGGGAGCAGCGACAGCAGCTACATGACCGCATCCGCCCAATCGCCGCCGCCGACGGCCACCtcggctgctgctgtggccACGGCGGCGGCCAGCAATACGACGCACATGTTCCGGATGTCGCAGGACCAGCAGTAG
- the Diedel gene encoding diedel, which yields MASPVVSLLLVGICALAFVHVARSECCTSRELVEFKMDRGDCEAVRAIENYPNGCEVTICADGVAQLGAYCGQGSCNIFGCNCDGGCLSGDWSQEFVRRNQQYGIQIIKVTRLPF from the coding sequence ATGGCATCCCCAGTAGTCAGCCTGCTTCTCGTCGGGATCTGCGCCCTGGCCTTTGTCCATGTGGCTCGGTCGGAATGCTGCACCTCCCGGGAGCTGGTGGAATTCAAGATGGACAGAGGCGACTGCGAGGCTGTGCGTGCAATCGAAAACTATCCCAACGGCTGCGAAGTGACGATCTGCGCCGATGGTGTTGCCCAGTTGGGCGCCTACTGCGGCCAGGGATCGTGCAACATCTTCGGCTGCAACTGCGACGGCGGCTGTCTGAGCGGCGATTGGTCACAGGAATTTGTGAGGAGGAACCAGCAGTACGGAATCCAGATCATCAAAGTCACCAGGCTGCCATTTTAA
- the FipoQ gene encoding F-box involved in polyQ pathogenesis, isoform A, with protein MDISTDIWGQLAVEASQVYLSDGTVRSPFADTTIEKLPDKVLLHIFSYLSHREICRLARICRRWRQIAYDTRLWKNVSLRPEVSGLHVGSLEMLLQLISVRFGPTLRYIELPIELITHTVLHELSAKCPNLTHMLLDFSTAMQLHDFSEMQAFPTKLRYMCVCLSEVIFMEGFMRKIYNFINGLEVLHLIGTYEKCEEEEEEIYEVINVHKLKSATPNLRVINLYGINFIDDSHIDAFSSNCIQLECLAVNFCNKVTGSTLKTLIQRSKRLTCLLMNGTSLKSEFVMQAEWDKCALQELDITATDLSTECLVDMLSRIPSLKFLSAGQINGFNDSVLKQWMESGTTRSLISLDLDSSDNISDEGLLKFIQRQGHQLSACCLSGMPHITDQLWMSILPLLGNCKIIVMGTAEKLGVNIHVDQLMDTIASNCGNLERLELRWDPDNLRFSDKSQKAIDILRVKCLKLRCMVLSDGRYYETVKANFERADRITVVRTTTCCRVSPYHLLRNYNDLIFN; from the exons ATGGATATATCCACCGATATCTGGGGTCAGCTGGCCGTGGAGGCATCGCAGGTCTACCTCTCCGACGGCACAGTTCGCAGTCCCTTCGCCGATACG ACCATTGAGAAGCTGCCGGACAAGGTGCTGCTGCACATCTTCTCGTATCTGTCGCACCGCGAGATCTGCCGCCTGGCCAGGATTTGCCGACGATGGCGGCAGATTGCATACGACACGCGGCTGTGGAAGAACGTGAGCCTGCGACCGGAGGTCTCCGGACTGCACGTGGGCTCGCTGGagatgctgctgcagctgatcTCGGTGAGATTCGGACCGACTCTGCGCTACATCGAGCTGCCCATCGAGCTGATCACGCACACGGTGCTCCACGAACTGTCCGCCAAGTGCCCCAATTTGACCCACATGCTGCTGGACTTCTCCACAG CCATGCAGCTGCACGACTTCAGCGAGATGCAGGCCTTTCCCACCAAGCTGCGCTACATGTGCGTCTGCCTCTCGGAGGTGATCTTCATGGAGGGCTTCATGCGCAAAATCTACAACTTCATCAACGGCCTGGAGGTGCTGCATCTAATTGGCACGTACGAGAAgtgcgaggaggaggaggaggagatcTACGAGGTGATCAACGTGCACAAGCTCAAGTCGGCCACGCCCAATTTGCGTGTGATCAACCTGTACGGCATCAACTTCATCGATGACTCGCACATCGACGCCTTCAGCTCGAACTGCATCCAGCTGGAGTGCCTGGCCGTCAACTTCTGCAACAAAGTGACCGGCTCCACCCTGAAGACCCTGATCCAGCGTTCCAAGCGCCTCACCTGCCTGCTCATGAACGGCACCAGCCTGAAGTCGGAGTTCGTCATGCAGGCCGAGTGGGACAAGTGCGCCCTGCAGGAGCTGGACATCACGGCCACCGATCTTTCGACCGAATGCCTCGTGGACATGCTGAGCAGGATCCCCAGCCTCAAGTTCCTCTCAGCCGGCCAGATCAATGGCTTCAACGACAGCGTTCTCAAGCAGTGGATGGAATCGGGCACCACCAG GTCGCTCATTTCCCTGGACTTGGACTCCTCGGACAACATCTCGGATGAGGGCCTGCTTAAGTTTATACAGCGCCAGGGTCATCAGCTGAGCGCCTGCTGTCTCTCGGGCATGCCCCACATCACCGACCAGCTGTGGATGAGCATCCTGCCCCTGCTGGGCAACTGCAA GATCATTGTTATGGGCACCGCAGAGAAGCTGGGCGTCAACATCCACGTGGACCAGCTGATGGACACCATCGCCTCGAATTGCGGCAACTTGGAGCGGCTGGAGCTGCGCTGGGATCCGGACAACCTGCGCTTCTCCGACAAGAGCCAGAAGGCCATCGATATTCTGCGCGTCAAGTGcctcaagctgcgctgcatgGTGCTCAG CGATGGTCGCTACTATGAGACGGTCAAGGCCAACTTTGAGCGTGCCGATCGCATCACCGTGGTGCGCACCACCACCTGCTGCCGTGTGTCTCCCTATCACCTGCTCCGCAACTACAACGATTTGATTTTCAACTGA
- the Trc8 gene encoding TRC8 ring finger protein, isoform B codes for MSVRTKVLGLVDVMMRVPPVMVIDEILKMDMGMQSWLYPDKDKASGALATPTEAPAVPSGQDPFTSIKELFSHMTTSAQSVLEQSIEKASEAAKTHGMLSSGFNSLMNELSKDQTLADVLSTTTVKFVLCVFAFLSAACIFMLWTRHLVMVYMFLTSLGLTFLSYWSNVSALALTERSPSMVEDLMSLNTTRLLDSGGVVMSLAPHLMAQWFMGMLFAYIHLGPRFEHVQRSMPIIFASPILLAMLPLPAKVVQHLPVVAVFTPIILTKITLMQSAMEASRTVYNGYQYAMNFVSNFGLSALIENEWQRLNVPNVLRVFWTIRLIQGGYALATTESDEPLDLMTATQKLLVDGCETMTAVLGMTGVISMFCHYIGRGFQWYLLTYDDEEKSLGTVSAVLFYILALQTGLTSLSPDKRFIRLCRNLCLLMTALLHFLHNIVSPILMSLSAARNPSRKRHVRALSVCAFLVVLSVSLLYHLWSQQSISTWLLAVTAFSVEVVVKVLVSLATYTLFLLDARRQFFWEKLDDYLYYVRAFGNSVEFCFGILLFINGAWILIFESGGGIRAIMMCIHAYFNIWCEARAGWSVFMKRRSAVHKISALPEATPAQLQAFDDVCAICYQEMYSAKITRCRHFFHGVCLRKWLYVQDRCPLCHEIMMYTDKADENAPEAEPAPAAQAEQPMRIYPRDDANNAAAQRRSPERAPVEASEQAPATSSSSAAATIGAEAVSAIVESAAAVGEARSLVSVASSSSATHRISASGSSDSSYMTASAQSPPPTATSAAAVATAAASNTTHMFRMSQDQQ; via the exons ATGTCCGTGCGGACGAAGGTTCTCGGCCTGGTGGACGTGATGATGCGCGTGCCACCGGTGATGGTCATCGATGAGATACTAAAGATGGACATGGGCATGCAGTCGTGGCTCTATCCGGACAAGGACAAGGCCAGTGGCGCACTTGCTACGCCCACAGAAGCGCCAGCGGTGCCATCCGGCCAGGATCCGTTCACCAGCATAAAGGAGTTGTTCTCCCACATGACCACCTCCGCCCAATCTGTGCTGGAACAGAGCATCGAGAAGGCCTCCGAGGCGGCCAAAACGCACGGCATGCTCAGCTCCGGTTTCAACTCGCTGATGAACGAGCTGTCCAAGGACCAAACACTGGCGGATGTGCTCAGCACCACCACGGTCAAGTTCGTTTTATGCGTGTTCG CTTTCCTATCCGCCGCGTGCATCTTCATGCTGTGGACCCGGCACCTGGTGATGGTCTACATGTTCCTCACCTCGCTGGGCCTCACCTTCCTGTCCTACTGGTCGAACGTGAGTGCGCTGGCGCTGACGGAGCGCAGTCCCAGCATGGTGGAGGACCTCATGTCACTGAACACCACTAGGCTGCTGGACTCGGGCGGGGTGGTCATGTCGCTGGCGCCGCATCTGATGGCCCAGTGGTTCATGGGCATGCTGTTCGCCTACATTCACCTGGGACCGAGGTTCGAACATGTCCAGAGATCGATGCCCATCATCTTCGCTAGTCCAATTCTGTTGGCCatgctgccgctgccggcGAAGGTGGTGCAACACCTGCCCGTGGTGGCCGTTTTCACGCCCATCATCCTCACGAAGATCACGCTGATGCAGAGCGCCATGGAGGCCAGTCGCACGGTCTACAACGGATACCAGTACGCCATGAACTTTGTGTCCAACTTTGGACTGTCGGCGCTCATTGAAAACGAATGGCAGAGGCTCAATGTGCCCAACGTTCTGAGGGTTTTTTGGACCATCAG ACTAATCCAAGGCGGCTATGCCCTGGCCACGACGGAATCGGATGAGCCCCTGGATCTAATGACGGCCACACAGAAGCTGCTGGTCGACGGCTGTGAGACTATGACGGCGGTGCTGGGCATGACGGGCGTCATCTCGATGTTCTGCCACTACATCGGACGCGGCTTCCAGTGGTACCTGCTCACCTACGACGACGAGGAGAAGTCGCTGGGCACTGTCTCCGCAGTGCTCTTCTACATCCTCGCTCTGCAGACGGGCCTGACCTCACTGTCGCCGGACAAACGCTTCATCAGGCTGTGCCGCAATCTGTGCCTGCTGATGACCGCTCTGCTGCACTTCCTGCACAACATCGTGTCGCCCATCTTGATGTCGCTCAGTGCGGCACGGAATCCCTCGCGGAAGCGCCATGTGCGCGCCCTCTCCGTCTGCGCGTTCCTCGTGGTGTTGTCAGTGTCTCTGCTCTACCACCTCTGGTCGCAGCAATCCATCTCCACCTGGCTGCTAGCGGTTACCGCCTTCTCTGTGGAGGTCGTCGTCAAG GTTCTCGTTTCGCTGGCCACCTACACGCTCTTCCTGCTGGACGCGCGTCGGCAGTTCTTCTGGGAGAAGCTGGACGACTACCTGTACTATGTGCGCGCGTTCGGCAACTCAGTGGAGTTCTGCTTCGGCATCCTGCTGTTCATCAACGGTGCTTGGATTCTGATCTTCGAGTCTG GCGGCGGCATCAGAGCGATCATGATGTGCATCCACGCCTACTTCAATATCTGGTGCGAGGCGCGGGCGGGCTGGTCGGTCTTCATGAAGCGGCGTTCGGCGGTCCACAAGATCTCAGCCCTGCCAGAGGCAACTCCCGCCCAGCTGCAGGCATTCGACGATGTCTGCGCCATCTGCTATCAG GAAATGTATTCCGCCAAGATCACGCGGTGTCGCCACTTCTTCCACGGCGTTTGCCTGCGCAAATGGCTGTACGTTCAGGATCGTTGCCCCCTGTGCCACGAGATCATGATGTACACGGACAAGGCGGATGAGAATGCGCCGGAGGCGGAGCCAGCGCCAGCTGCCCAGGCCGAGCAGCCGATGCGGATATACCCGCGAGAC GACGCCAACAACGCAGCTGCGCAGCGACGCTCTCCGGAGCGTGCTCCAGTCGAAGCATCAGAACAGGCGCCCGCCACCAGCTCCTCCAGCGCAGCGGCGACAATCGGGGCGGAGGCAGTGTCGGCCATCGTGGAGTCGGCAGCGGCTGTGGGCGAGGCGCGTTCGCTGGTCAGCgtagccagcagcagcagcgccactCACCGAATCAGCGCCAGCGGGAGCAGCGACAGCAGCTACATGACCGCATCCGCCCAATCGCCGCCGCCGACGGCCACCtcggctgctgctgtggccACGGCGGCGGCCAGCAATACGACGCACATGTTCCGGATGTCGCAGGACCAGCAGTAG
- the CG2006 gene encoding uncharacterized protein, isoform A: protein MTHPLEAPQRSRKYPFVHMRIADHSALDTIEGRHNCRLCNRSRKFFCYSCCVPVGELEELLPRLELPLQVDIIKHKKEIDGKSSAVHAAVLAPAHVRIHTFPDIPDYREEAGVVLIFPSATALAVPQLFARNVQLQIGDNYGLPKGHHMGTMLRRRMDEVEVKELQEEVDEPETVRRTWTLDNLPVRRAVFIDSTWNQSRGIYADARVRGLRTVVLQNRLSQFWRHQRGSPRWYLATIEAIHQFLLEVHINAWGLNTAYRGLDNLEITAGFHQLAEPLTKTAASENVGREAPYNGQYDNLLFFFAHMYDLIHKYYDHNDLIAYRRPI, encoded by the coding sequence ATGACGCATCCGCTGGAGGCGCCGCAGCGCAGCCGCAAATACCCCTTCGTGCATATGCGCATCGCGGACCACAGCGCACTGGACACCATCGAGGGGCGCCACAACTGCCGCCTGTGCAACCGATCGCGCAAGTTCTTCTGCTACAGCTGCTGTGTGCCGGTTGgcgagctggaggagctgctgccACGTCTGGAGCTGCCGCTCCAAGTGGACATCATTAAGCACAAAAAGGAAATCGACGGCAAGAGCTCGGCGGTGCACGCGGCCGTTCTGGCGCCGGCGCACGTGAGGATCCACACATTTCCGGACATTCCCGACTATCGCGAGGAGGCGGGCGTAGTGCTCATATTCCCAAGCGCCACTGCGCTTGCGGTGCCGCAGCTCTTCGCGCGCAATGTGCAGCTTCAGATCGGCGACAACTACGGGCTGCCCAAGGGCCACCACATGGGCACCATGCTGCGCAGGCGAATGGACGAGGTGGAGGTAaaggagctgcaggaggaGGTAGATGAGCCGGAGACGGTGCGACGAACCTGGACGCTAGACAACCTGCCCGTCCGCCGAGCCGTCTTCATAGACAGCACATGGAACCAGAGTCGCGGGATCTACGCGGACGCCAGGGTGCGCGGCCTACGAACGGTGGTGCTGCAGAATCGACTGTCGCAATTCTGGCGCCACCAGCGCGGCAGTCCGCGCTGGTATCTGGCCACCATCGAGGCCATTCACCAGTTCCTCCTGGAGGTGCACATCAATGCCTGGGGCCTGAACACCGCCTATCGCGGACTCGATAACCTGGAGATCACCGCGGGCTTCCATCAGCTGGCAGAGCCGCTGACCAAGACAGCTGCCAGTGAGAATGTGGGCAGGGAGGCGCCCTACAATGGGCAGTACGACAATCTGCTCTTCTTCTTCGCCCACATGTACGATCTCATCCACAAGTACTATGACCACAACGACCTCATCGCCTACCGACGACCCATCTAG
- the FipoQ gene encoding F-box involved in polyQ pathogenesis, isoform B translates to MDNWNVLAAQTSSQAIGLHDSGVVKTRLTIEKLPDKVLLHIFSYLSHREICRLARICRRWRQIAYDTRLWKNVSLRPEVSGLHVGSLEMLLQLISVRFGPTLRYIELPIELITHTVLHELSAKCPNLTHMLLDFSTAMQLHDFSEMQAFPTKLRYMCVCLSEVIFMEGFMRKIYNFINGLEVLHLIGTYEKCEEEEEEIYEVINVHKLKSATPNLRVINLYGINFIDDSHIDAFSSNCIQLECLAVNFCNKVTGSTLKTLIQRSKRLTCLLMNGTSLKSEFVMQAEWDKCALQELDITATDLSTECLVDMLSRIPSLKFLSAGQINGFNDSVLKQWMESGTTRSLISLDLDSSDNISDEGLLKFIQRQGHQLSACCLSGMPHITDQLWMSILPLLGNCKIIVMGTAEKLGVNIHVDQLMDTIASNCGNLERLELRWDPDNLRFSDKSQKAIDILRVKCLKLRCMVLSDGRYYETVKANFERADRITVVRTTTCCRVSPYHLLRNYNDLIFN, encoded by the exons ATGGATAATTGGAATGTTTTGGCAGCGCAAACCTCCTCGCAGGCCATCGGACTCCACGACTCTGGCGTGGTGAAGACCCGACTG ACCATTGAGAAGCTGCCGGACAAGGTGCTGCTGCACATCTTCTCGTATCTGTCGCACCGCGAGATCTGCCGCCTGGCCAGGATTTGCCGACGATGGCGGCAGATTGCATACGACACGCGGCTGTGGAAGAACGTGAGCCTGCGACCGGAGGTCTCCGGACTGCACGTGGGCTCGCTGGagatgctgctgcagctgatcTCGGTGAGATTCGGACCGACTCTGCGCTACATCGAGCTGCCCATCGAGCTGATCACGCACACGGTGCTCCACGAACTGTCCGCCAAGTGCCCCAATTTGACCCACATGCTGCTGGACTTCTCCACAG CCATGCAGCTGCACGACTTCAGCGAGATGCAGGCCTTTCCCACCAAGCTGCGCTACATGTGCGTCTGCCTCTCGGAGGTGATCTTCATGGAGGGCTTCATGCGCAAAATCTACAACTTCATCAACGGCCTGGAGGTGCTGCATCTAATTGGCACGTACGAGAAgtgcgaggaggaggaggaggagatcTACGAGGTGATCAACGTGCACAAGCTCAAGTCGGCCACGCCCAATTTGCGTGTGATCAACCTGTACGGCATCAACTTCATCGATGACTCGCACATCGACGCCTTCAGCTCGAACTGCATCCAGCTGGAGTGCCTGGCCGTCAACTTCTGCAACAAAGTGACCGGCTCCACCCTGAAGACCCTGATCCAGCGTTCCAAGCGCCTCACCTGCCTGCTCATGAACGGCACCAGCCTGAAGTCGGAGTTCGTCATGCAGGCCGAGTGGGACAAGTGCGCCCTGCAGGAGCTGGACATCACGGCCACCGATCTTTCGACCGAATGCCTCGTGGACATGCTGAGCAGGATCCCCAGCCTCAAGTTCCTCTCAGCCGGCCAGATCAATGGCTTCAACGACAGCGTTCTCAAGCAGTGGATGGAATCGGGCACCACCAG GTCGCTCATTTCCCTGGACTTGGACTCCTCGGACAACATCTCGGATGAGGGCCTGCTTAAGTTTATACAGCGCCAGGGTCATCAGCTGAGCGCCTGCTGTCTCTCGGGCATGCCCCACATCACCGACCAGCTGTGGATGAGCATCCTGCCCCTGCTGGGCAACTGCAA GATCATTGTTATGGGCACCGCAGAGAAGCTGGGCGTCAACATCCACGTGGACCAGCTGATGGACACCATCGCCTCGAATTGCGGCAACTTGGAGCGGCTGGAGCTGCGCTGGGATCCGGACAACCTGCGCTTCTCCGACAAGAGCCAGAAGGCCATCGATATTCTGCGCGTCAAGTGcctcaagctgcgctgcatgGTGCTCAG CGATGGTCGCTACTATGAGACGGTCAAGGCCAACTTTGAGCGTGCCGATCGCATCACCGTGGTGCGCACCACCACCTGCTGCCGTGTGTCTCCCTATCACCTGCTCCGCAACTACAACGATTTGATTTTCAACTGA
- the Spase12 gene encoding spase 12-subunit: MLDIQTHMDFAGQGKAERWSRFIITFFGIVGLVYGAFVQQFSQTVYILGAGFVLSSLITIPPWPLYRRNALKWQKPIDTDAKSSSSESGDEGKKKKKQ; the protein is encoded by the exons ATGTTGGACATCCAGACGCATATG GACTTCGCGGGTCAGGGAAAGGCGGAGCGCTGGTCGCGCTTCATCATCACGTTCTTCGGAATTGTGGGCCTCGTCTACGGAGCCTTCGTGCAGCAGTTCTCACAGACCGTGTACATCCTGGGCGCCGGATTTGTGCTCTCCTCGCTG ATCACCATTCCACCGTGGCCGCTGTACCGTCGCAATGCGCTCAAATGGCAGAAACCCATCGATACGGACGCCAAGTCGTCGAGCTCCGAGTCCGGCGACGAgggcaagaagaagaagaagcagtaG